CGATCGAGCGCGGCGAGACGCACTACACGCCGTCGGCGGGCATCCCCGAGCTGCGCGAGGCGGTCGCGAATTACCTGAACCGCGCGCGCGGACTTGCGATCGAGCCTGGGCAGGTCATCGTCACACCCGGCGCGAAGCCGATCATGTTCTTCGCGATCCTCGCGCTCCTCGAGTCAGGCGACGAGGCGATCTATCCCGATCCGGGGTTTCCCATCTACGCATCGATGATCTCGTTCGCCGGCGCGAGGGGCGTGCCGCTCGCGCTCCGCGAAGAGAACGACTACGTCCCCGACCTCGACGAGCTGCGACGTCTCATCACGCCGCGGACGAAGCTGCTCATCCTCAACAGCCCGCACAACCCGACGGGCGGCGTGCTCTCAGCGGAGGCGATCCATGAGATCGCAAAGATCGCGCGCGAGCACGACCTCTGGGTGCTGTCGGACGAGATCTACGCCGAGATCATCTACGAGGGCAAGCACCGTTCGATCGTCGCGGAAGAGGGAATGGCCGAGCGCACGATCCTGCTCGACGGATTCAGCAAGACCTTCGCGATGACGGGATGGCGGCTGGGATACGGCGCGTTCCCGAAGGCGCTCGTGGATCCCGTCGCCAAGCTCGTGACGAACTCCGTCTCATGCACTGCGACGTTCACGCAGCGCGCCGGAGTGGTCGCGATCTCACAGCGCCCCGCGGAGGTCGACGTGATGCTTGCGGAATTCCGGCGGCGGCGGGACGCCATCGTCGCTGGACTCAACCGCATCGACGGGATCACCTGCCGCCTCCCACACGGCGCCTTTTACGTCTTCCCCAACATCAAAGGTCTGGGGCTCGGCGATGCTGCGACGGTCGCAAACCGCGTCCTGAACGAGGCCGGTGTCGCAGCACTGGCCGGGACCGCCTTCGGGCCGGCCGGCGAGGGCCACCTGCGCCTCTCATACGCGAACTCACTGGAGAACCTCAACCTCGCTGTCGAGCGCATCCGGGACTGGGTGCGGTCCGGCAAAGGTGCGCTACCTACTGCGAGAGCCTGAATGGCGAAGCAGACGTAAGGACGGCCTCCAGGCTGTCCTTACATACCGGTAGGTAAGTAGAGCGAGGCGCAAAGACAGCTAGACCCCGATGCCGTCGACGATCAGACCCACGATGTCGGTCGCCAGCTCCTGCGGCTCGCGTCCACCAGGCAAGGGTTCGCGCCCCGTCCACGGATCGAGGAGGTTGAGGAGCGCCTGTGCGGCGAACGCGGTGTCCATCTGCCGCAGCTCACCGGCCTGAACGCCGTCGTCGAGGATCTGCTGCAGGGGCGAGAAGAAGTGCCTGAAGAAGGCACTGCGCGCCTGGCTGTTCTGGTCGACCGTGAGAGTCACACCGCCATCGCGCAAGAGCCGCGGGGCGCTGCAGCGGGCACCGATCAGATAGGCCAGCGCGGAGATCAGCCGATCGCGTGCGCGGCCGCCACGGCGTGCCGACAACTTCAGCGCGCCGCCGTGCTCCTCCAGAACGCTGCAGACCATCGCCGTGAAGAGCGCGCTCTTGTCCGTGAAGTAGTAGTAGACGGTCGGCTTCGTAACGGCGGCCTCGCGCGCGATATCAGCGAGAGAAGCGCCTCGAACGCCCTTCTCTCCCCAGAGGCGGTCGGCCGCCTGAAGCACGCGCTCTCGGGTCGACCCGGTCGGCCGGCGCTTCAGGTGCGGCACCCGGAGATTCTACCTACCGGTCGGTAAGCAGCGTCGACAGGTCGTTACCGCCTCATCTGATGCGATCGGGTTAGGCCCGAAGCCAGCGGGCGCGCGCCCTCGCTTGCTCGTGCCCCGTCCGCGGTGGCGTGCCACAACGTCGGCGCTCTGCACGAGGAATCCATTTCGAAAACGAAACGAGACGACAACACGCTTGCTGTCGTCGAGCTGACGACATCGCGTTACCGATTCAGGCATCGCGTTTTGCCGCGGCGTTACGCGACCGCGTTCCGGTGGAGCGGGCTCTGCCTCCTGTGCGAAGCACATCGCCCCGGATGGGGCCACGCAAATCACCACAGGAGGCACCAATGCGCAAGGCATCCGGAGTCCTGACCTTCATCACTGGTCTGGCTCTCCTGGTATTCGCCGCGTCGAGCCCGGCAGCCGCAACCGGCGGCAGCAACAACAACAACGCGCCCGGGTTCAACGGCACGGTGAAGATCCATGAAGAGCCAGGCGAGGCCGAGCCGATCAAGAAGAACGAGCCGCATGTCTGCACTTTCCACATCCACGGGTTCAACTTCGATTCGCACTCCAGCGGCTGGTGGCGGATCGAGGGTTGGGCTCCCACCGGCAGCGGCACCGTTATGCAGGAGACCTGGGGCCCAGCCGACAACAACGGCGACTGGAAGTCGCACGTGATCAAGATCCCGGACGGCCACTACAAGCTGTTCTGGGATCAGACGCAGCCTCAGGCGCCCGGCGGGGAGAAGCACAAGGTCTTCTGGGTCGAGTGCAACGCCGACACGACGACCGGCGGCTCCAACACCACCGGTAGCACCGGGACAAACACCACCGATGGCACCGGCACCAACACAACTTCGA
This genomic window from Candidatus Limnocylindria bacterium contains:
- a CDS encoding TetR/AcrR family transcriptional regulator, which gives rise to MPHLKRRPTGSTRERVLQAADRLWGEKGVRGASLADIAREAAVTKPTVYYYFTDKSALFTAMVCSVLEEHGGALKLSARRGGRARDRLISALAYLIGARCSAPRLLRDGGVTLTVDQNSQARSAFFRHFFSPLQQILDDGVQAGELRQMDTAFAAQALLNLLDPWTGREPLPGGREPQELATDIVGLIVDGIGV
- a CDS encoding pyridoxal phosphate-dependent aminotransferase gives rise to the protein MRPLALRMGRLGTETAFEVLARAKALEAKGRSIVHLEIGEPDFDSPRSVVAAGVASIERGETHYTPSAGIPELREAVANYLNRARGLAIEPGQVIVTPGAKPIMFFAILALLESGDEAIYPDPGFPIYASMISFAGARGVPLALREENDYVPDLDELRRLITPRTKLLILNSPHNPTGGVLSAEAIHEIAKIAREHDLWVLSDEIYAEIIYEGKHRSIVAEEGMAERTILLDGFSKTFAMTGWRLGYGAFPKALVDPVAKLVTNSVSCTATFTQRAGVVAISQRPAEVDVMLAEFRRRRDAIVAGLNRIDGITCRLPHGAFYVFPNIKGLGLGDAATVANRVLNEAGVAALAGTAFGPAGEGHLRLSYANSLENLNLAVERIRDWVRSGKGALPTARA